In one window of Posidoniimonas corsicana DNA:
- a CDS encoding FMN-dependent NADH-azoreductase encodes MAKLLHIESSPRKERSSSIATTRELLDAYRAANPHDEVETWDLWAEPLPELDGPAIEASYLQKRGGELNPAQQAGWDALQAAFDRFASADKYVFSVPMWNFGVPYKFKQFVDVVTQSGLAFRFTPEGGYEGLLTGRPAAVVYASGGEYATPQMQALDHQQPYVDLWLGFVGVTDVRTIKVAPTASDPESVEAAKQQAAAQARTVGATL; translated from the coding sequence ATGGCCAAGCTGCTCCACATCGAGTCCTCACCCCGCAAGGAACGGTCGTCGTCGATCGCCACGACCCGCGAACTGCTCGACGCCTACCGCGCCGCCAACCCGCACGACGAGGTCGAGACCTGGGACCTGTGGGCCGAACCGCTGCCCGAGCTCGACGGCCCGGCGATCGAGGCCAGCTACCTGCAGAAGCGCGGGGGCGAGCTCAACCCGGCCCAGCAGGCCGGCTGGGACGCGCTGCAAGCGGCGTTCGACCGGTTCGCGTCCGCCGACAAGTACGTGTTCAGCGTGCCGATGTGGAACTTCGGCGTGCCCTACAAGTTCAAGCAGTTCGTCGACGTGGTGACCCAATCTGGGCTCGCCTTCCGGTTCACGCCCGAGGGCGGCTACGAGGGGCTGTTGACCGGCCGGCCGGCGGCGGTCGTCTACGCCAGTGGCGGCGAGTATGCCACCCCGCAGATGCAGGCGCTGGATCACCAGCAGCCCTACGTGGACCTGTGGCTCGGGTTCGTTGGCGTCACCGACGTAAGGACCATCAAGGTCGCACCCACCGCGTCCGACCCGGAATCGGTCGAAGCCGCCAAGCAACAAGCAGCGGCGCAAGCGCGGACCGTCGGCGCCACGCTTTGA
- a CDS encoding DoxX family protein yields MNNTINGVLSAAARLMIAAIFILSAVGNKVPQFDSVAGYMASEGVPYSRVMLAGAIAFLIVGGLAVVVGYQARIGAALLLAFLVLATYFFHDFWTLDDPAARQQQMIQFLKNLSLMGTMLFLIANGPGRLSVDALVERNRIDAAHNLPQPQPAQ; encoded by the coding sequence ATGAACAACACCATCAATGGCGTGCTCAGCGCAGCCGCGCGGCTGATGATCGCCGCGATCTTCATCCTGAGCGCCGTGGGCAACAAGGTCCCGCAATTCGACAGCGTGGCCGGCTACATGGCGTCCGAGGGGGTCCCCTACTCACGGGTGATGCTGGCCGGGGCGATCGCGTTCCTGATTGTCGGCGGGCTGGCGGTGGTGGTCGGCTACCAGGCGCGGATCGGGGCGGCGCTGCTGCTGGCGTTCCTCGTGCTCGCGACCTACTTCTTCCACGACTTCTGGACGCTGGACGACCCGGCCGCCCGGCAGCAGCAGATGATCCAGTTCCTCAAGAACCTCTCCCTCATGGGCACGATGCTGTTCTTGATCGCCAACGGGCCGGGGCGTCTGAGCGTCGACGCGCTTGTCGAGCGCAATCGGATCGACGCGGCCCATAACCTTCCTCAACCGCAACCCGCCCAGTAA
- a CDS encoding pirin family protein: protein MLTTRKANDRGHFDHGWLDTYHTFSFGDYYDPDHHRFRTLRVMNEDRVAPGQGFGMHPHRDMEILTYVLSGSLEHQDSMGNGEVIHAGEMQRMSAGSGLMHSEFNPSGSEPTHLYQVWLLPSEKGIEPSYEQRVFDARERQDRLQLVAGPEGEPGSMAIHQDARVYLADLTAGGGLTHRVPAGRHAWLQVLRGGADANGAPLSAGDGLAVSDESTLTLASAAGAEVMLFDLS, encoded by the coding sequence ATGCTCACAACCAGAAAAGCCAACGACCGCGGCCACTTCGACCACGGCTGGCTCGACACCTACCACACTTTCTCCTTCGGCGACTACTACGACCCGGACCACCACCGGTTCCGGACGCTGCGGGTGATGAACGAAGACCGCGTCGCGCCCGGGCAGGGCTTCGGCATGCACCCCCACCGCGACATGGAGATCCTGACCTACGTCCTCTCCGGTTCGCTGGAGCACCAGGACTCGATGGGTAACGGCGAGGTGATCCACGCCGGCGAGATGCAGCGGATGTCGGCCGGGTCCGGGCTGATGCACAGCGAGTTCAACCCTTCGGGCAGTGAGCCGACGCACCTGTACCAGGTCTGGCTGCTGCCCAGCGAGAAGGGCATCGAGCCCAGCTACGAGCAGCGGGTGTTCGACGCCCGCGAACGGCAAGACCGCCTGCAGCTGGTCGCCGGCCCGGAAGGCGAACCCGGCTCCATGGCCATCCACCAGGACGCCCGCGTGTACCTGGCCGACCTCACCGCCGGCGGTGGGCTGACGCACCGCGTGCCCGCTGGGCGGCACGCGTGGCTGCAGGTCTTGCGCGGCGGGGCGGACGCCAACGGCGCCCCGCTGTCCGCCGGCGACGGGCTGGCGGTCAGCGACGAGTCGACGCTGACCCTCGCGTCCGCGGCTGGCGCCGAGGTCATGCTGTTCGACTTGAGCTGA
- a CDS encoding MarR family winged helix-turn-helix transcriptional regulator, with product MTTSRLQSELKKRNPFDSLEQEATLSLVRTSDQLENRFGRLFREHGLTSSQYNVLRILRGEGAPLPSLEIASRLLRVAPAITGLINRLEDQGLVKRRRCEQDGRVVFVEITKQGLAVLGGLDEPLMALHRGVMSGLKKAEQRQLVALLEKCRQSPELLRDP from the coding sequence ATGACCACCAGCCGACTGCAATCCGAACTGAAGAAGCGGAACCCGTTCGACTCGCTCGAGCAGGAGGCCACGCTCTCGCTGGTGCGGACCAGCGACCAGCTGGAGAACCGCTTCGGGCGGCTGTTCCGCGAGCACGGGCTCACCAGCTCGCAGTACAACGTGCTGCGGATCCTCCGCGGCGAGGGCGCCCCCCTGCCCTCGCTGGAGATCGCCAGCCGGCTGCTCCGCGTGGCCCCGGCGATTACCGGGCTGATCAACCGCTTGGAGGACCAGGGGCTGGTCAAGCGGCGGCGGTGCGAGCAGGACGGGCGGGTGGTGTTCGTCGAGATCACCAAGCAGGGGCTGGCGGTCCTCGGCGGACTCGACGAGCCGCTGATGGCACTGCACCGCGGCGTCATGTCGGGCCTCAAGAAGGCCGAGCAGCGTCAGCTGGTCGCGCTGCTGGAGAAGTGCCGCCAGTCGCCCGAGCTGCTGCGGGACCCGTAG
- a CDS encoding very short patch repair endonuclease: MTARPRESAEQRSRTMRAVKSRDTGPELLVAKLLRAADVRYRRDVARLAGRPDFLLTEARIALFVHGCFWHGHTCARGARVPKNNRDYWLAKIARNRRRDRRAARELRAAGYGVWTLWECQLKQALPTRLLTESRRRSG, from the coding sequence GTGACAGCCAGACCACGCGAGTCGGCCGAGCAGCGGAGCCGCACCATGCGGGCGGTGAAGAGCCGCGACACCGGCCCGGAACTGCTGGTGGCCAAGCTGCTGCGCGCCGCGGACGTTCGCTACCGCAGGGACGTCGCCCGGCTGGCGGGGCGGCCCGACTTCCTGCTCACCGAGGCCCGGATCGCGCTGTTTGTGCACGGCTGCTTCTGGCACGGGCACACCTGCGCCCGGGGCGCCAGGGTCCCCAAGAACAACCGGGACTACTGGCTGGCGAAGATCGCCCGCAACCGGCGTCGGGACCGGCGGGCGGCGCGCGAACTCCGGGCGGCCGGCTACGGCGTGTGGACGCTGTGGGAGTGCCAGCTTAAGCAGGCGCTGCCGACGCGGCTGTTGACCGAGTCCCGCCGGCGGAGCGGTTGA
- a CDS encoding DNA cytosine methyltransferase codes for MQRPLFDASPAPPPREGRTVLEFFAGVGLARMGFERAGWEVVLANDMAADKKELYEGHFGPSPHYLLDDIHELAEQPDQVPTAMLAHASFPCTDLSLAGARRGINQGQSSAFWGFMHLLENLGERRPPLLLIENVTGLLTSHSGADFQSLLTAMNGQGYAVDAVVLDAACFVPQSRPRLFVLGVRSPARGSDDIAALQPSALRPKNLIAAMQAAPGVAWTLSAPPDPPERGRVKLDEILDHPQDDSPEWWSRERADYLLNQMSDRHRETADRMIAGKRWSYGTVFRRVRNGKSMAELRTDGIAGCLRTPKGGSGRQILFQAGHGEHKVRLLNANECARLMGADGYRVTTRLNQALFGFGDAVCVDAVAWLAEHWLEPHAAALKAAAT; via the coding sequence GTGCAGCGTCCGCTGTTCGACGCCTCGCCGGCCCCACCACCGCGGGAGGGCCGCACCGTGCTCGAGTTCTTCGCCGGCGTCGGGCTGGCGCGGATGGGCTTCGAGCGGGCGGGCTGGGAGGTCGTGCTGGCCAACGACATGGCCGCCGACAAGAAGGAGCTGTACGAGGGCCACTTCGGCCCCTCGCCGCACTACCTGCTGGACGACATTCACGAGCTGGCCGAGCAGCCCGACCAGGTCCCCACCGCGATGCTGGCGCACGCTTCGTTCCCGTGCACCGACCTGTCGTTGGCCGGGGCGCGGCGCGGCATCAACCAGGGGCAGTCGTCGGCGTTCTGGGGCTTCATGCACCTGCTGGAGAACCTGGGCGAACGACGCCCGCCGCTGCTGCTGATCGAGAACGTGACCGGGCTGCTGACCTCGCACTCGGGGGCGGACTTCCAGTCGCTGCTGACCGCGATGAACGGCCAGGGCTACGCGGTCGATGCCGTAGTGCTGGACGCGGCGTGCTTCGTGCCCCAAAGCCGGCCGCGGCTGTTCGTGCTGGGCGTTAGGTCCCCGGCCAGAGGCAGTGACGACATCGCCGCGCTGCAGCCGTCGGCGCTGCGTCCCAAGAATCTGATCGCCGCCATGCAGGCGGCGCCCGGCGTTGCCTGGACCCTCAGCGCCCCGCCCGACCCGCCGGAGCGGGGACGCGTAAAGCTGGACGAGATCCTCGACCACCCCCAGGACGATTCGCCGGAATGGTGGTCGCGCGAGCGGGCGGACTACCTGCTCAACCAGATGAGCGACCGCCACCGCGAGACCGCCGACCGGATGATCGCCGGCAAGCGTTGGAGCTACGGCACCGTGTTCCGCCGCGTCCGCAACGGGAAGAGCATGGCCGAGCTCCGCACCGACGGCATCGCCGGCTGCCTGCGGACGCCCAAGGGGGGCAGCGGACGGCAGATCCTGTTCCAGGCAGGGCACGGCGAGCACAAGGTGCGGCTGCTCAATGCCAACGAGTGCGCCCGGCTGATGGGCGCCGACGGGTACCGCGTGACCACCCGACTGAATCAGGCGCTCTTCGGCTTCGGCGATGCGGTCTGCGTCGACGCGGTCGCGTGGCTGGCCGAGCACTGGCTCGAGCCCCACGCCGCGGCGCTCAAAGCGGCGGCCACTTAG
- a CDS encoding YbaN family protein: protein MSQPAARPVVPAPDLCVKDDSIQVRCQDGEAAGLVARRLLRSSDVRSVVYDSHQAQARVCLRNGASASRILGELALLSGNQTSAMMRTAKTLRQIDDVVTWTDAAAGSTSYVRAPSPATGVTRTLLLLGAAASFMLAAVGVVVPGLPTTPLLLVTSYCLLRSSRTLHQRLINSRVFGPFLKDWHAHRGVRPGVKPTALATMGLVLAASLWLGGLPVVAQCGVGAMAAIGAVVILRLPVVPRA from the coding sequence ATGTCCCAGCCCGCCGCCCGCCCCGTCGTTCCCGCGCCCGACCTGTGCGTCAAAGACGACAGCATCCAGGTCCGGTGCCAGGACGGTGAGGCCGCGGGCCTCGTGGCTCGGCGGCTGCTTCGCTCCAGTGATGTCCGTTCGGTGGTCTACGACTCCCACCAAGCGCAGGCCCGGGTCTGCCTGAGGAACGGCGCCTCGGCCAGCCGGATCCTCGGCGAGCTGGCGCTGCTGTCCGGCAACCAGACCTCGGCGATGATGCGGACCGCCAAGACGCTGCGGCAGATCGACGACGTAGTGACCTGGACCGACGCGGCGGCCGGCTCGACCAGCTACGTCCGCGCCCCGTCGCCCGCGACCGGCGTCACGAGGACGCTGCTGCTGCTTGGCGCCGCGGCTTCGTTCATGCTGGCGGCGGTCGGTGTCGTGGTGCCCGGGCTTCCGACCACGCCGCTGCTGCTGGTCACCAGCTACTGCCTGCTCCGCAGTTCACGCACGCTGCACCAGCGACTGATCAACTCCCGGGTGTTTGGCCCGTTCCTCAAGGACTGGCACGCCCACCGTGGCGTGCGGCCGGGGGTAAAGCCGACGGCGCTCGCCACCATGGGGCTCGTGCTGGCGGCCTCGCTCTGGTTGGGCGGGCTGCCGGTGGTCGCCCAGTGCGGAGTGGGCGCGATGGCCGCCATCGGCGCCGTGGTCATCCTGCGGCTGCCGGTTGTGCCGCGGGCCTAA
- a CDS encoding DUF6498-containing protein, translating to MHWFGTKITRDQLRSHRTSVAALLAANALPLLGVLLLGWSTFEIVALYWFENVVIGVINVLKMVTCTPDPDQVDLQKLIKSGDAVERQLAAKQAEALVENPWLAHGAKFFFVPFFIVHYGMFCLVHGVFVVVLLGGDGPFGDGPFAAGPRASLDSLLNFNLLVAAAALAGSHLYSFFKNYLAGGEFRRTMLPVLMVQPYGRIVVLHVAIVLGAFVTLMLGSPILLLAILVIGKTLLDLSLHLAQHQDATAAEPGLGDLDAPTTAPAGD from the coding sequence ATGCACTGGTTCGGCACAAAGATCACCCGCGATCAGCTGCGGTCGCACCGCACTTCGGTCGCGGCGCTGCTGGCTGCCAACGCGCTGCCGCTGCTGGGCGTGCTGCTGCTCGGCTGGAGCACCTTCGAGATTGTCGCGTTGTACTGGTTCGAGAACGTGGTGATCGGCGTGATCAACGTGCTGAAGATGGTCACCTGCACCCCGGACCCGGATCAGGTGGACCTTCAGAAGCTCATCAAGTCCGGCGACGCCGTTGAGCGCCAGCTGGCCGCCAAGCAGGCCGAGGCCCTCGTCGAGAACCCATGGCTGGCGCACGGCGCCAAGTTCTTCTTTGTGCCGTTCTTTATTGTCCACTACGGGATGTTCTGCCTGGTGCACGGCGTGTTTGTAGTGGTGCTGCTCGGTGGCGATGGGCCGTTTGGAGACGGGCCGTTCGCCGCCGGGCCGAGGGCCTCGCTCGATTCGCTCCTCAACTTCAACCTGCTGGTGGCGGCCGCCGCCCTGGCGGGCAGCCATCTGTACTCGTTCTTCAAGAACTACCTGGCCGGCGGCGAGTTCCGCCGCACGATGCTGCCGGTGCTGATGGTGCAGCCGTACGGGCGGATCGTGGTGCTGCACGTGGCGATCGTGCTCGGCGCCTTCGTGACGCTGATGCTCGGCAGCCCGATCCTGCTGCTGGCGATCCTGGTGATCGGCAAGACATTGCTCGACCTGAGTCTGCACCTCGCCCAACACCAGGACGCCACTGCCGCCGAGCCCGGGCTCGGCGACCTCGACGCGCCCACCACGGCGCCCGCCGGCGACTGA
- a CDS encoding MIP/aquaporin family protein: MHPLLGEFIGTLLLVMLGDSVVANVALPLTKGNNGGWIVITMGWGLAVFVAAWCVGPVSGAHLNPAVTLGLATAGEFAWAQAPGYIAAQMLGGVAGAMLVYAMYRDHFHACDDPDTILGVFCNAPAISSPLRNLFTEAVGTAVLVLAILVVADPEIAVTPFGEAADQTARTPIGMGTLGALPVGLLVVTIGLCLGGPTGYAINPARDLGPRIAHALLPIPGKRDNNWSYSWIPVVGPVVGGVGAALAYVLLW, translated from the coding sequence ATGCACCCCCTACTCGGCGAGTTCATCGGTACGCTCCTGCTGGTCATGCTGGGGGATAGTGTCGTGGCGAACGTGGCGTTGCCGCTCACCAAGGGCAACAACGGCGGGTGGATCGTGATCACGATGGGCTGGGGCCTGGCCGTGTTTGTCGCCGCGTGGTGCGTTGGGCCGGTCAGCGGCGCGCACCTCAACCCGGCCGTGACGCTTGGGCTGGCGACGGCGGGCGAGTTCGCCTGGGCGCAGGCGCCGGGCTACATCGCCGCCCAGATGCTGGGCGGCGTCGCTGGGGCGATGCTGGTCTACGCGATGTACCGCGACCACTTCCACGCCTGCGACGACCCCGACACCATACTGGGCGTGTTCTGCAACGCGCCGGCGATCTCCAGCCCACTCCGCAACCTGTTCACCGAGGCGGTCGGCACAGCGGTGCTGGTGCTGGCGATCCTGGTGGTGGCCGACCCCGAGATCGCGGTGACCCCCTTCGGCGAGGCGGCGGATCAGACCGCCCGCACGCCGATCGGCATGGGGACGCTCGGCGCGCTGCCCGTCGGGCTGCTGGTGGTGACCATCGGGCTGTGCCTGGGCGGGCCAACCGGCTACGCCATCAACCCCGCACGGGACCTCGGCCCCCGCATCGCGCACGCGCTGCTTCCGATCCCTGGCAAGCGGGACAACAACTGGTCGTACAGCTGGATCCCGGTCGTGGGACCGGTCGTGGGCGGGGTCGGCGCCGCGTTGGCGTACGTCCTGCTGTGGTGA
- a CDS encoding flavohemoglobin expression-modulating QEGLA motif protein, with protein sequence MPATTQLTPQQQTIRELSDQLVEAQQPLRILDAVNWDDAVKADFFASGESRLPRVDADYYAQRDLGFDPEAKRQELLDLELRIRRKLGEYSPAGAIMRRMCREYGEVVQMLAARGTPTFSLLSRELYGSPLDAFHAGEPTLADFGQMMAETLGEIDRSGLLQPEPRTIRGADAVSMLQTRLAESMPDVHESVTVMPSDGIVSDAAAGSDYIKLRTDALFNERDIRLLEVHEGWVHLGTTLNGKAQPVCTFLSKGPPSATVTQEGLAVFVENVSLATYPERLRRVANRILAVGMAEDGADFIEVYRFFRNQGISQDEAYTFASRVFRGSTPGGGPFTKDVSYSKGFVLVYNYLQLAIRKGKLDRVPLLFCGKTTLGDLHVLSNLVDEGLVQPPAYLPPVFSNLHGLAAWMCYSGFLRKLRLESIEADYSSIL encoded by the coding sequence GTGCCCGCCACCACCCAGCTTACCCCACAACAACAGACCATCCGCGAGCTGAGCGATCAGCTGGTCGAGGCCCAGCAGCCGCTGAGGATCCTGGACGCGGTGAACTGGGACGACGCCGTCAAGGCGGACTTCTTCGCGTCCGGCGAGTCGCGTCTGCCGAGGGTCGACGCCGACTACTACGCGCAGCGCGACCTCGGCTTCGACCCCGAGGCCAAGCGGCAGGAGCTGCTGGACCTGGAACTGCGGATCCGCCGCAAGCTGGGAGAGTACAGCCCGGCCGGCGCCATCATGCGGCGGATGTGCCGCGAGTACGGCGAGGTGGTGCAGATGCTGGCCGCGCGCGGCACGCCGACGTTCTCGCTCTTGTCGCGGGAGCTCTACGGCAGCCCCCTGGACGCGTTCCACGCCGGCGAGCCCACCCTCGCCGACTTCGGCCAGATGATGGCCGAGACCCTGGGCGAGATCGACCGCAGCGGGCTGCTGCAGCCCGAGCCGCGCACGATCCGCGGCGCCGACGCGGTGTCGATGCTGCAGACGCGGCTGGCCGAGTCGATGCCGGACGTGCACGAGTCGGTCACGGTGATGCCGAGCGACGGCATCGTGTCCGACGCCGCGGCGGGCTCCGACTACATCAAGCTCAGAACGGACGCGCTGTTCAACGAGCGCGACATCCGCCTGCTGGAGGTCCACGAGGGCTGGGTGCACCTGGGCACCACGCTCAACGGGAAGGCCCAGCCGGTGTGCACCTTCCTCAGCAAGGGGCCGCCGTCGGCGACTGTCACGCAGGAGGGGCTGGCGGTGTTTGTCGAGAACGTCTCGCTGGCGACCTACCCGGAGCGGCTGCGTCGGGTCGCCAACCGCATCCTGGCGGTCGGCATGGCCGAGGACGGCGCCGACTTCATCGAGGTGTACCGCTTCTTCCGCAACCAGGGGATCAGCCAGGACGAGGCCTACACGTTCGCCTCGCGGGTGTTCCGCGGCAGCACGCCGGGCGGCGGTCCCTTCACCAAGGACGTCAGCTACAGCAAGGGGTTCGTGCTGGTCTACAACTACCTGCAGCTGGCGATCCGCAAGGGGAAGCTCGACCGCGTGCCGCTGTTGTTCTGCGGCAAGACCACCCTGGGGGACCTGCACGTGCTGTCGAACCTGGTCGACGAGGGGCTGGTGCAGCCGCCCGCCTACCTGCCGCCGGTGTTCAGCAACCTCCACGGCCTGGCGGCCTGGATGTGCTACTCGGGCTTCCTGAGGAAGCTGCGGCTGGAGAGCATCGAAGCGGACTACTCGTCGATTCTCTGA
- a CDS encoding OprO/OprP family phosphate-selective porin, translating to MSKYSYSRRFGWRAGAATLLSAVMGLQTTANAEDTFRPLPTVEPAAAVAPVAYNSWLQEESDEPAPADGEKTIEERMAELEKNYSSLQEDYDSLSKSLSGYAKSGHGQATMKVNGRIHADMWSFPGSTPGINVIETEDPNTSPVDRVGFRRMRFGVKGDLPYNMLYKIEMEFAGGNDSEFRDAYLGWNELPIFRTLLIGNQKRPYGLDHLNSSRYNVFLERPFVIESFNQDARRFGVCSYGYSEDLAWNWRYGIYNQRLIQDEGNYSSDSFQAQVAGRLANTIWWDQCSDGRGYAHWAVSGTWADTDPLATTNNYAGSGLNEARFRHRPEARSINRWVDTGVIPDGDDYALLGLEGVINVGATQIVSEYQHVWQNRTVLPDVNLHGAYVYWSYFLTGEHMPWDRESGTLDRIYPFENFFLVDRCRGGTGYGLGAWQVALRYSYADFNDQDVFGGIGQSVTAGLNWYWSPYARMQFNYIYGEITDRDADNDESTPQPVNLQSGDYHILGTRLMVDF from the coding sequence TTGTCAAAGTACTCATATAGCCGAAGGTTCGGCTGGCGTGCGGGGGCGGCGACGCTGCTCTCCGCGGTGATGGGCCTGCAAACAACAGCCAACGCGGAGGACACCTTCCGCCCGCTGCCAACCGTCGAGCCGGCCGCCGCAGTCGCGCCGGTTGCCTACAACTCCTGGCTGCAGGAGGAGTCGGACGAACCGGCCCCGGCCGACGGCGAGAAGACGATCGAAGAGCGGATGGCGGAGTTGGAGAAGAACTACTCCTCTCTGCAGGAAGACTACGACTCGCTCTCCAAGAGCCTCTCGGGCTACGCCAAGAGCGGTCACGGCCAGGCCACGATGAAAGTCAACGGCCGTATCCACGCCGACATGTGGAGCTTCCCCGGCTCGACGCCCGGAATCAACGTCATCGAGACCGAAGACCCGAACACTTCTCCGGTGGATCGGGTTGGGTTCCGCCGTATGCGGTTCGGCGTTAAAGGCGACCTGCCGTACAACATGCTCTACAAGATTGAGATGGAGTTCGCGGGGGGCAACGACTCCGAGTTCCGCGACGCTTACCTGGGCTGGAACGAGCTGCCGATCTTCCGGACGCTATTGATTGGCAATCAGAAACGCCCCTACGGCTTGGACCACCTGAACAGCAGCCGCTACAACGTCTTCCTAGAGCGGCCGTTCGTGATCGAGAGCTTCAACCAGGATGCTCGGCGATTCGGAGTCTGCTCCTACGGATACTCCGAGGACCTCGCCTGGAACTGGCGCTACGGCATCTACAACCAGCGCCTGATTCAGGACGAGGGCAACTACTCGAGCGACAGCTTCCAGGCGCAGGTCGCGGGACGCCTGGCCAACACCATCTGGTGGGACCAGTGCTCCGACGGCCGCGGCTACGCCCACTGGGCCGTTTCCGGCACCTGGGCCGACACCGACCCGCTCGCGACGACCAACAACTACGCCGGGTCGGGGCTGAATGAGGCCCGCTTCCGCCACCGCCCCGAGGCCCGCTCGATCAACCGGTGGGTGGACACCGGCGTGATCCCCGACGGCGACGACTACGCGTTGCTGGGCCTGGAGGGCGTGATCAACGTCGGCGCGACGCAGATCGTCAGCGAGTACCAGCACGTCTGGCAGAACCGCACCGTGTTGCCGGACGTCAACCTGCACGGCGCCTACGTTTACTGGTCGTACTTCCTGACAGGCGAGCATATGCCTTGGGACCGCGAGTCCGGCACGCTCGACCGTATCTACCCGTTTGAGAACTTCTTCCTGGTCGACCGCTGCCGCGGCGGCACCGGCTACGGCCTGGGCGCCTGGCAGGTCGCGCTGCGGTACTCGTACGCCGACTTCAACGACCAGGACGTTTTCGGCGGCATCGGCCAGAGCGTCACGGCCGGCCTCAACTGGTACTGGTCCCCCTACGCCCGGATGCAGTTCAACTACATCTACGGCGAGATCACCGACCGCGACGCCGACAACGACGAGAGCACCCCGCAGCCGGTCAACCTGCAGTCGGGCGACTACCACATCCTCGGCACGCGCCTGATGGTGGACTTCTAG
- a CDS encoding S10 family peptidase — translation MRLPLSAPCLLAVACLIAVSPAANAQDKPSSAKPAKEAKKSEKKPPAPSVTYGSVEIDGKAVEYTATAGKMAMKADDGKAKAEIFYVSYTRGGDGAKVDTSRPLTFCFNGGPGSSSVWLHMGMLGPMRVRLPDDASQPRPPFAIETNPYSLLDVTDLVFIDPVSTGYSRPAEGEDKKQFHGYREDLRSVGQFIHDYTSKQERWGSPKFVLGESYGGLRAAGLSQQLQDRYNLYLNGVVLVSAVIDFSTLAFAQNNDLPYVLFLPTYTATAHYHKALDQDLLDRPLAEVVKEAEEFAYGPYADALLEATSMPEQQRRRICRQMAKLTGLPEGYLWDANLRVSMSRFGKELLRGRGEIVGRFDSRYTGRDDNGVGEHTGFDPSGAATFGIFTSGMNSYLRGTLKYEDDRVYEILTSDVRPWNYGSFENRYVESASALRDAMSVNPFLKVFAACGYYDLATPQFAMQHSRDHLLLDETQQKNFTTEFYEGGHMMYIYEPSLIKLRKDLLKFYSEATP, via the coding sequence ATGCGTCTGCCCTTGAGTGCTCCCTGCCTGCTTGCCGTGGCGTGCCTGATCGCCGTGTCCCCCGCCGCCAACGCCCAGGACAAGCCCAGCTCGGCTAAGCCCGCCAAGGAAGCGAAGAAGTCGGAGAAGAAGCCGCCGGCGCCGTCGGTCACGTACGGCTCGGTCGAGATCGATGGCAAGGCGGTCGAGTACACAGCGACCGCTGGCAAGATGGCGATGAAGGCCGACGACGGCAAAGCCAAGGCGGAGATCTTTTACGTCTCCTACACGCGGGGAGGCGACGGGGCCAAGGTCGACACGTCCCGCCCCCTTACCTTCTGCTTCAACGGCGGGCCGGGATCGTCATCGGTGTGGCTGCACATGGGCATGCTCGGGCCGATGCGCGTCCGGCTCCCCGACGACGCCAGCCAGCCCCGCCCCCCTTTCGCTATCGAGACCAACCCGTACTCGCTGCTCGATGTCACGGACCTGGTGTTTATCGATCCGGTGAGCACCGGCTACAGCCGCCCCGCCGAGGGGGAGGACAAGAAGCAATTCCACGGGTACCGCGAAGACCTGCGGAGCGTGGGCCAGTTCATCCATGACTACACCAGCAAGCAGGAGCGGTGGGGATCGCCCAAGTTTGTGCTCGGGGAGAGCTACGGGGGGCTCCGCGCCGCGGGGCTCAGCCAGCAGCTGCAAGACCGGTACAACCTCTATCTGAACGGCGTGGTGCTGGTGTCGGCGGTGATCGACTTCTCGACCCTCGCCTTCGCGCAGAACAACGACCTGCCGTACGTGCTGTTCCTGCCCACCTACACGGCCACGGCCCACTACCACAAGGCTCTCGACCAGGACCTGCTGGACCGCCCCCTGGCGGAGGTGGTCAAGGAAGCTGAGGAGTTTGCCTACGGCCCGTACGCCGACGCGCTCCTAGAAGCCACCTCGATGCCCGAGCAGCAGCGCCGCAGGATCTGCCGTCAGATGGCGAAGCTGACCGGCCTGCCGGAGGGCTACCTGTGGGACGCCAACCTGCGGGTCAGCATGAGCCGGTTCGGCAAGGAGCTGCTGCGAGGCCGGGGCGAGATCGTCGGACGTTTCGACAGCCGCTACACCGGGCGCGACGACAACGGGGTTGGCGAGCACACCGGTTTCGACCCGAGCGGCGCGGCGACCTTTGGCATCTTCACGAGCGGGATGAACAGCTACCTCCGGGGCACGCTGAAGTACGAGGACGACCGCGTCTACGAGATCCTCACCAGCGACGTCCGCCCATGGAACTACGGCAGCTTCGAGAACCGCTACGTCGAGTCCGCCAGCGCCCTGCGCGACGCGATGAGCGTCAACCCCTTCCTGAAGGTCTTCGCCGCCTGCGGCTACTACGACCTGGCGACGCCGCAGTTCGCAATGCAGCACTCCCGCGACCACCTGCTGCTCGACGAAACGCAGCAGAAGAACTTTACCACGGAGTTCTACGAGGGGGGGCACATGATGTACATCTACGAGCCATCGCTGATCAAGCTGCGCAAGGACCTGCTGAAGTTCTACTCCGAGGCCACCCCATAG